The following are encoded together in the Pedobacter steynii genome:
- a CDS encoding UvrD-helicase domain-containing protein — protein MPQQPLKILQASAGSGKTFSLTAHYLTLLLSGETKYREILAVTFTNKATEEMKTRIMEVLRGFALGQEEVEDYRILVLQAHPDLNRTLLQEKSERIYKKILHDYSRFSVSTIDGFVQKVIRGFAFELGLDSGYALEMNFEKVKNELADKLDEQMDSNPNLLQWIIDLAMDRINNNISWNYRNELIDLAGEIFKERYQPFDNAIQELIQHSDLNVMFGEYSKSTRQQITLFESDLKERALRANALFESANISTDQLKGKSRSPLLSISKIADGDFPKIESIAKLINEPEEWFKAGTNDALYPSLNPMLDQLYQCYISGLPDYILAQAFNKNLYYLRLMQEMAVLLKTYRQESGNLLISDAQNLLKGITGNDDDNPAFIWEKTGSRYRHFLFDEFQDTSANQWGNFKPLLKNAMAEANGRLIDHLIVGDVKQSIYRWRNGDWNILHQQAKKDIGESYVTAANLEENYRSTENIILFNNMLFKALPMLMQGRLNETIAAQEANQKLTGWWEERGLGHIITDVYAEVAQKLTPKTASGGSIDFSVLKTDADGASLGRTGFKEEALRRMVATLTRLIVEEQRYKAGDACVLVRSNSEAIAVVDALMENNINVISGEALLIENNIAIKILINTLMVMAGLPNNTALYKANCISLYAQLKEEKVQSEQLFNLKIKGLEDLSDILPAGLCENWKSWMQQPLPELLEKLIHAYGLSQPSHAAQLPYLFALRDLAGNFARQGEKGITSFLTYWEEEGRRKTLPSSENTDAVQVITIHKSKGLAFKMVMVPFCNWEINGKPNSIFWVPTEHTPYHQLQSIPLKYSKELGQSAVAIPYYEELLYNNMDALNMLYVATTRTKEYLYITCLGKKTDTISTIGDLLAMTLQEQLNEEGSFIVDEPVIKKTGSSAQKEAHPEMISLQEYPTSGRLNEVFNNKLKRRELEMLTGTNAGREGSILHEVLALSANAAQADEVLKTMLNEGVFKSEELPALRRQAVNVLEHSELQALLGTGKETINEKSIIDIRGKTYRPDKVLISGNEVVVIDYKFTLKESDAHIKQVYGYRDLLLAMGYQKVQTYLFYAHSAELKLV, from the coding sequence ATGCCGCAACAGCCTCTAAAAATATTACAAGCTTCCGCAGGATCCGGTAAAACATTCAGTCTTACAGCACATTATTTAACCTTACTGCTGTCTGGAGAAACGAAATACCGTGAAATTCTGGCGGTCACCTTTACCAATAAGGCTACCGAAGAGATGAAAACCAGGATCATGGAAGTGCTTAGAGGCTTTGCATTGGGACAGGAAGAGGTAGAAGATTACAGAATCCTGGTTTTGCAGGCCCATCCTGATTTAAACAGAACCCTCCTGCAGGAAAAATCAGAAAGGATCTATAAAAAAATATTACACGATTACAGCCGCTTTTCTGTCAGTACCATCGATGGTTTTGTACAGAAGGTCATTAGGGGTTTTGCTTTTGAGCTGGGCTTAGATTCCGGATACGCCCTGGAAATGAACTTTGAAAAGGTAAAAAATGAGCTGGCCGATAAGCTGGATGAACAGATGGATAGTAATCCTAATCTGCTGCAATGGATTATCGATCTGGCCATGGACCGGATCAATAATAACATTAGCTGGAATTATAGAAATGAGCTGATAGATCTTGCCGGCGAAATATTCAAAGAACGTTACCAACCCTTCGACAATGCGATCCAGGAGCTTATCCAGCATAGTGATTTAAATGTGATGTTCGGAGAGTACAGTAAATCTACCCGGCAGCAGATCACTTTATTTGAAAGCGACCTCAAAGAAAGAGCGCTGCGTGCCAATGCCTTATTTGAATCGGCTAATATCAGTACCGATCAGCTGAAAGGAAAATCGCGCTCTCCCTTGCTGTCCATTTCAAAGATTGCCGATGGTGATTTTCCCAAAATTGAAAGCATTGCAAAACTGATCAATGAACCGGAAGAATGGTTTAAAGCAGGGACAAATGATGCTTTATATCCAAGCCTCAATCCAATGCTGGATCAATTGTATCAATGCTATATCTCTGGCTTGCCGGATTATATCCTGGCACAGGCTTTTAATAAAAATTTATATTACCTGCGCCTGATGCAGGAAATGGCCGTTCTCCTTAAAACTTACCGGCAGGAGAGTGGCAACCTCCTGATCAGTGATGCCCAAAATCTCCTGAAAGGAATTACCGGTAACGACGACGATAACCCGGCCTTTATCTGGGAAAAGACCGGAAGCCGGTACCGTCATTTTCTGTTTGATGAATTTCAGGATACCTCCGCCAATCAATGGGGAAACTTTAAACCCCTTTTGAAGAACGCCATGGCAGAAGCCAATGGCAGGCTGATTGACCATCTGATTGTGGGCGATGTAAAACAATCGATCTACCGCTGGCGTAACGGGGATTGGAATATCCTTCATCAGCAGGCCAAAAAGGACATTGGGGAAAGTTATGTGACCGCCGCTAATCTGGAGGAAAACTACAGAAGTACGGAAAATATCATTCTGTTTAACAACATGCTTTTTAAAGCTTTACCAATGTTGATGCAGGGACGATTGAATGAAACTATAGCCGCACAGGAGGCCAATCAGAAACTCACCGGCTGGTGGGAAGAAAGAGGCCTTGGTCATATCATTACAGATGTTTATGCAGAGGTGGCTCAAAAACTTACTCCGAAAACCGCTTCCGGTGGAAGTATTGACTTCTCTGTTTTAAAAACGGATGCCGATGGGGCAAGTCTGGGAAGAACCGGATTTAAGGAGGAGGCTTTAAGAAGAATGGTCGCTACGCTAACCCGTCTTATTGTCGAAGAGCAGCGATATAAGGCCGGAGATGCCTGTGTCCTGGTGCGTTCCAATTCAGAGGCCATTGCAGTTGTAGATGCCTTAATGGAGAACAACATCAATGTGATTTCCGGAGAGGCTTTGCTTATCGAAAATAATATAGCAATAAAGATCCTGATCAATACCCTGATGGTAATGGCAGGACTTCCAAATAACACGGCCTTATATAAGGCGAATTGCATCAGTTTATATGCACAGCTAAAGGAGGAAAAAGTACAATCGGAACAGCTGTTTAACCTAAAAATTAAAGGCCTGGAAGACTTATCCGATATTTTGCCCGCCGGGCTTTGTGAAAACTGGAAAAGCTGGATGCAGCAACCGCTTCCTGAATTATTGGAAAAACTGATCCATGCTTACGGCTTAAGTCAGCCCAGCCATGCCGCTCAGCTGCCTTACCTGTTTGCATTGAGGGATCTGGCGGGAAACTTTGCCCGACAGGGAGAAAAAGGAATCACTTCTTTTCTTACCTATTGGGAAGAAGAAGGACGTAGAAAAACATTGCCATCTTCAGAAAATACAGATGCAGTGCAGGTAATTACCATTCATAAATCTAAAGGACTTGCCTTTAAAATGGTAATGGTGCCATTCTGTAACTGGGAAATCAATGGTAAGCCCAATAGCATCTTCTGGGTGCCTACAGAGCATACGCCTTATCATCAGCTGCAGAGTATCCCCTTGAAATATAGTAAGGAACTGGGCCAGTCTGCAGTAGCCATTCCCTATTATGAAGAATTGTTGTACAATAATATGGATGCGCTCAATATGTTGTATGTAGCTACGACAAGAACAAAGGAATACCTGTACATCACCTGTCTGGGGAAAAAAACGGATACCATCAGTACCATTGGAGACCTTCTGGCGATGACCCTGCAAGAGCAGCTAAATGAAGAAGGAAGCTTTATCGTGGATGAACCTGTAATCAAAAAGACCGGTTCATCAGCCCAGAAAGAAGCGCATCCGGAGATGATTAGCCTTCAGGAATATCCAACTTCGGGACGATTGAATGAAGTATTCAATAATAAGTTGAAAAGAAGGGAGCTGGAAATGCTCACCGGTACAAATGCAGGCAGGGAGGGGAGTATTTTACATGAAGTTCTTGCCCTTTCAGCGAATGCTGCGCAGGCAGATGAAGTGCTGAAGACCATGCTCAATGAAGGGGTCTTTAAATCAGAAGAGCTTCCTGCACTGAGAAGACAGGCGGTAAATGTATTGGAACATAGCGAATTACAGGCCTTGCTCGGAACGGGTAAAGAAACAATTAATGAAAAAAGTATTATAGATATCCGCGGAAAAACATACCGTCCGGATAAAGTGTTGATCTCAGGAAACGAAGTGGTGGTGATCGACTATAAATTCACCCTTAAGGAAAGTGATGCCCATATCAAACAGGTTTATGGATATCGGGACCTGCTGCTGGCTATGGGCTATCAGAAAGTACAGACCTATTTGTTTTATGCACATAGTGCTGAATTAAAATTAGTATAA